In Pontimonas salivibrio, the sequence ACCCCGGCAGCGCGCAAGCCATCGCGCGTGAACTGGTGGTGGCGAGAGGCCTGGACGATACCGAATATCGCTGCCTGCACGCACTCTGGTCGAGGGAGTCAGGGTGGAACCATTTTGCGCAAAACCCCAGTAGCGGTGCCTACGGAATCCCTCAAGCCCTACCGGCAACGAAAATGGCCAGTGCGGGTGATGATTGGGCGACCAATCCAGAAACCCAAATCCGTTGGGGGCTGGGCTACATTGACGCCCGCTACGGCACCCCTTGTGCCGCGTGGGAGCACTCTGAAGCAAAGAACTGGTACTGAGCCCAATGCCTCGCCGACACCGCCGCGACCGAGATCAGGATGTTGAGGCGCTCGATATTGAGCGGCTTCGCACCGGTGTTCGTCGAGTGGAAACAAAACGCGGCACCCGTTACGTGGTGCAACCCATCGGCGAAAAAAATGCGTTGAAGGATTACCGCTGCCCAGGATGCGACCAGATCATTCCCCCCGGACAGGCCCACGTGGTGTCCTGGGAAGAAGAATCCCTTCGGGGTTCGCATCGCGCGGTAGAAGAAAGACGGCACTGGCACAACCACTGTTGGCGAATTGCCTAACGAGGACATGACGATGACGATGATTCGAAGCTCCACGGTGCTGCCCGCGCGAAGGTCAGACATCTCCTTCCAGACCTCCGATGGTCTCACCCTGGTCGGTGAGCTCGCCCTCCCCGTAACCGGTACCCCGGCGGCGACTCTGCTGTGGTGTCACCCGCTGCCCACTGCTGGGGGATACATGGACTCTCATGTGATTAGAAAGGCAGCGAACCGCCTGCCCGCCATGGCGGGCATCGCGGTATTGAGGTTCAACTTCCGAGGGGTGTCTTCCCCACGTGGAACCTCCGAGGGTACTTTTGGTGACGGTGAACAAGAAGGCCTCGACCTTGAGGCCGCATTGCGCTTCCTCGCCGAGTCGGGCCTCCACTCACCGTGGCTGGTCGGTTGGTCCTTCGGTACCGAAGTAATCCTGAAACACGCTCCAGATAGCGCCTACCCCTTCAGCGGGGCCTTTTTGCTCTCACCGCCTCTTCATCGCACCACTGAGTCGGACCTCACCCGCTGGGTGGGACGGCCA encodes:
- a CDS encoding transglycosylase SLT domain-containing protein, with product MFTRNLAHPASHSRQRHFGVRDRLLSFLALGSVAAFLAWPLVNPHLDPASAYFAHGEEVGDTQEFTVTGDAGQIIRDGSWSVTRAASATAPAVGTPDPGSAQAIARELVVARGLDDTEYRCLHALWSRESGWNHFAQNPSSGAYGIPQALPATKMASAGDDWATNPETQIRWGLGYIDARYGTPCAAWEHSEAKNWY
- a CDS encoding alpha/beta hydrolase, translating into MTMTMIRSSTVLPARRSDISFQTSDGLTLVGELALPVTGTPAATLLWCHPLPTAGGYMDSHVIRKAANRLPAMAGIAVLRFNFRGVSSPRGTSEGTFGDGEQEGLDLEAALRFLAESGLHSPWLVGWSFGTEVILKHAPDSAYPFSGAFLLSPPLHRTTESDLTRWVGRPEPVVALVPEHDDFLQPAEATRRFAAIPHAEVIPAAGAKHLFVGEKYTHLALSEIVAKVAPDVLPLPTEWPEGQSEA